Proteins encoded in a region of the Streptomyces sp. NBC_00258 genome:
- a CDS encoding LysE family translocator: MVSTDRFLAFAAMSLLVVMIPGPSVLFVIGRALAHGRRTAVATALGNVLGSYLLVVAVAVGIGSMVERSVTVYMAVKLAGAAYLVFLGVQAFRHRKEMRASDITERADAPARGDLRTVLDGALVGVTNPKGIVFFAAVLPQFVDHSAGQVPLQMLVLGLIPITIGLVTDTLWGLTAATARNWFARSDRRLSMIGGAGGLTMVGLGVTVATTGRAD; the protein is encoded by the coding sequence ATGGTGTCGACGGATCGGTTCCTGGCCTTCGCGGCGATGTCGCTGCTGGTGGTCATGATCCCGGGGCCGAGCGTGCTGTTCGTGATCGGCAGGGCGCTCGCCCACGGCCGGCGCACGGCGGTGGCGACGGCGCTCGGGAATGTCCTCGGCTCGTATCTGCTGGTCGTGGCGGTCGCCGTGGGCATCGGCTCGATGGTGGAGCGGTCGGTCACCGTCTACATGGCGGTGAAGCTGGCGGGGGCCGCCTATCTGGTCTTCCTCGGCGTCCAGGCGTTCCGGCACCGCAAGGAGATGCGGGCGTCGGACATCACGGAGCGCGCCGACGCACCCGCCCGCGGCGATCTGCGGACGGTCCTGGACGGCGCCCTCGTCGGTGTCACCAACCCGAAGGGCATCGTCTTCTTCGCCGCTGTGCTCCCGCAGTTCGTCGACCATTCGGCCGGTCAAGTGCCCTTGCAGATGCTGGTGTTGGGCCTGATCCCGATAACCATCGGCCTGGTCACGGACACCTTGTGGGGCCTGACCGCGGCCACGGCCCGCAACTGGTTCGCCCGCTCGGACCGCCGGCTGTCGATGATCGGCGGCGCGGGCGGCCTCACGATGGTCGGCCTCGGGGTGACGGTCGCGACCACGGGCCGCGCGGACTGA